A window of the Desulfobacula toluolica Tol2 genome harbors these coding sequences:
- a CDS encoding response regulator has product MEKEKINLLIVDDEDQFLESIKKSLELRDFNVITANRGEKAVEAAKNNTIDIALVDLKMPGISGEETLKLLKQEHKWMEVVILTGHGAIDSAVECTKSGAYSYLQKPCELDQLLETLQDAYKKKVMNRKQIEEKKLNELLNISISSRPREILRKLREIDKDG; this is encoded by the coding sequence ATGGAAAAAGAAAAAATAAATCTTTTAATCGTAGATGATGAAGACCAGTTTCTGGAATCAATCAAAAAAAGCCTGGAGTTGAGGGATTTTAATGTGATTACAGCGAACAGGGGTGAAAAAGCTGTTGAGGCGGCTAAAAACAACACCATTGATATTGCGCTGGTTGATCTTAAAATGCCCGGAATATCAGGCGAAGAAACATTAAAACTGCTGAAGCAGGAACATAAATGGATGGAAGTTGTTATCCTGACCGGGCACGGGGCAATTGATTCTGCTGTGGAATGTACCAAGAGCGGCGCATATTCGTATCTTCAAAAGCCATGTGAGTTGGATCAACTTCTTGAAACCCTGCAGGATGCATATAAAAAAAAAGTAATGAACAGAAAACAGATTGAAGAAAAAAAGTTGAATGAACTTTTAAATATTTCCATCTCAAGCAGGCCCAGAGAGATTCTCCGCAAGCTAAGAGAAATTGACAAAGACGGCTGA
- a CDS encoding NAD(P)/FAD-dependent oxidoreductase has translation MPTILKDKSRVLVVGCGPAGSLFAIKLLREAKETRKTLSITLIDSRVIQEPFSNEWTLKGCNFCAGVISPRLYNALAKNSLKPPQEVVNTEFSHIWIHGLWKNFPLKVPSFQKVCSVFRGILPPDRPPWDKGFDNFLLKKALEQGASVITGSVETIQYSCTRKPILTVNSLSGKKISIESDFVCIATGMNAPAEKNRRQSRFIRSYKTLNPSFVPPGVRPTLVFELKPGRAYLKKHMNKELYLIVSGSKNLHLDHIVLVPKHEYLSVALTGKSIDSASLPEDTDRIIRQFLSLPHVRGILPHITPDNTPIVCSCCPKMVISPSLSPFEDRISMVGDAMGARLYRDGLYSAFISAQCLAQTIIHKGIDKKSLEHGNKKVIQWLKKDNQYGKVLFTLIQAILKSDILSRILYQTFATEMKFKQMTQWPMGNVLWKIGSGSADYTKIFREIMSMPVFYSILTGGIKTLRNILTEMFFGLNWETYGRYPTVILKEKRNYIKQSISAPLGITLDTAPQMERMYTIKIRASSRAIFEELGKFGDADAKFLKLRFVDVKRISGVPNKVGSIVRYKLNALPVSMDVCLVRCIPNKSLLYDPQELFTSHGRLLFDITPTNDGNNRLTIYTAFNFKKGNRMISRIFWKLFKHTFPDYAHDVVWNHAICCIKARAEQNTY, from the coding sequence ATGCCTACCATATTAAAAGACAAAAGTCGAGTTCTTGTGGTCGGTTGCGGACCGGCCGGATCTTTATTTGCCATTAAACTTCTCCGGGAAGCCAAAGAAACACGAAAAACCTTATCCATAACCCTGATTGACAGTCGGGTGATTCAGGAACCATTCAGCAATGAATGGACACTCAAAGGCTGTAATTTCTGTGCAGGTGTTATTTCACCCCGGCTGTACAATGCACTGGCCAAAAACAGCCTCAAACCTCCACAAGAAGTTGTGAATACAGAATTCTCCCACATATGGATTCACGGACTCTGGAAAAATTTTCCGCTCAAAGTACCGTCATTCCAAAAGGTATGTTCGGTTTTCCGGGGTATCCTGCCCCCTGACAGGCCCCCCTGGGACAAGGGATTTGATAATTTTCTTTTAAAAAAAGCACTGGAACAGGGAGCATCTGTTATCACAGGGTCTGTTGAAACCATCCAATACTCTTGCACCCGTAAACCTATACTGACGGTTAATTCACTTTCAGGAAAAAAGATCTCAATTGAATCGGACTTTGTCTGTATTGCCACGGGAATGAATGCTCCCGCAGAAAAAAATCGCAGGCAAAGCCGATTTATCAGGTCATACAAAACTCTTAACCCCTCATTTGTGCCACCCGGGGTGAGACCCACACTGGTATTTGAACTCAAACCGGGCCGAGCCTACCTGAAAAAACATATGAACAAAGAGCTTTATCTGATTGTGTCCGGCTCAAAGAATCTGCATCTTGACCATATTGTCCTTGTTCCAAAGCATGAGTACCTCTCTGTGGCACTTACCGGAAAAAGCATTGATTCGGCATCTTTACCTGAAGATACAGACAGAATTATAAGACAATTTCTATCTTTGCCCCATGTACGGGGTATTTTACCTCATATCACACCGGACAATACACCCATTGTCTGCTCTTGCTGCCCCAAAATGGTGATTTCCCCGTCCCTGTCCCCGTTTGAAGACAGGATATCAATGGTGGGGGATGCCATGGGGGCAAGACTCTACAGGGACGGGCTCTATTCCGCGTTTATCAGCGCACAGTGCCTTGCCCAAACCATTATTCATAAAGGCATTGACAAAAAAAGCCTGGAACATGGGAACAAAAAGGTGATTCAATGGCTTAAAAAGGACAACCAGTATGGAAAAGTCCTTTTCACCCTGATACAAGCCATCTTAAAATCAGATATTCTCAGCCGGATACTCTACCAGACCTTTGCCACCGAAATGAAATTCAAGCAAATGACCCAATGGCCTATGGGAAATGTCCTGTGGAAAATTGGAAGCGGGAGTGCCGACTATACAAAAATATTCCGGGAAATCATGAGCATGCCTGTTTTTTATTCAATTCTCACAGGAGGAATCAAGACTCTGCGAAATATTCTCACGGAAATGTTCTTCGGCCTGAACTGGGAAACCTATGGCCGTTATCCAACGGTCATCCTCAAAGAAAAACGCAATTATATCAAACAATCAATTTCAGCGCCCCTGGGAATCACCCTTGATACTGCCCCGCAAATGGAAAGGATGTATACCATCAAGATCAGGGCCTCATCCAGGGCCATATTTGAAGAGCTGGGCAAATTCGGAGATGCCGATGCCAAATTTCTCAAGCTCAGATTTGTGGATGTAAAAAGAATATCAGGAGTTCCAAACAAAGTGGGATCTATTGTTCGTTACAAATTAAATGCCCTGCCTGTTTCCATGGATGTTTGCCTTGTTCGCTGCATTCCAAACAAATCTCTGTTGTATGACCCCCAGGAGTTGTTTACAAGCCATGGCAGACTGCTGTTTGATATCACCCCCACAAATGATGGAAACAACCGCCTGACAATTTACACGGCATTTAACTTTAAAAAAGGCAATAGGATGATCAGCCGAATCTTCTGGAAACTTTTCAAACACACGTTCCCTGACTATGCCCATGATGTGGTATGGAACCATGCCATTTGCTGTATCAAAGCCCGGGCGGAGCAAAATACGTATTAA
- a CDS encoding acetate uptake transporter, with protein MSNGETENGNPAVVGLAGFGLTTMILQFHNVGWCGVGPVVALAFVFGGLAQLIAGFQEFKCGNNFGYSAFVSYGSFWISLGIIFMMNYFKIYHSSTTDVGWFLVVWTLYTFIMWFPAMKIHSAMAVTFTLLLIGFILLDFAHFGFPGMTKVAGYELMLCAISAWYMMAHVIFAQVFGRDVLPVGKPWIK; from the coding sequence ATGTCAAATGGAGAAACAGAAAATGGAAATCCAGCGGTTGTTGGTTTGGCAGGTTTCGGTCTCACTACAATGATCCTTCAGTTTCATAATGTCGGGTGGTGCGGCGTAGGCCCTGTCGTTGCACTGGCATTTGTCTTTGGAGGACTGGCACAGCTGATAGCTGGTTTCCAGGAATTTAAATGTGGTAACAACTTCGGTTACAGTGCCTTTGTTTCCTACGGATCCTTCTGGATATCCCTGGGAATAATTTTTATGATGAATTATTTTAAAATTTATCATTCCAGCACGACGGATGTCGGATGGTTCCTGGTCGTCTGGACCCTTTACACGTTCATCATGTGGTTTCCCGCCATGAAAATTCATAGCGCCATGGCCGTAACATTTACGCTTCTACTTATCGGATTTATACTGCTGGATTTTGCACATTTCGGTTTTCCCGGAATGACCAAAGTCGCAGGTTATGAGCTGATGTTGTGTGCCATCTCAGCCTGGTACATGATGGCACATGTCATCTTTGCCCAGGTTTTTGGAAGGGATGTGCTGCCGGTCGGTAAGCCCTGGATCAAATAA
- a CDS encoding SLC13 family permease → MEEQIIANGNNEKIKVLLVDDEDRFRENLAKQLEHRGYEVLDASNGEDAIKIVRHENPQVVILDQKMPDMDGIQTLKEIKKLRPEVQVIMHTGHGSIESARVTGKFDVFSYLEKPCALDDLIREITAASQERVYAMARNEIPDVQRTSLKNWLVGVQNARPGVIILGVIIFLTMVFIPAPKQMINFLSAKKTGNLTESIAGYAEYRKMEKGQTIVEYYGKKANLYTQTKNWDGAMVKTAPGVDRVAFRAKVMIGVLMVAALFWATGAVPIGITALLVGVLMYFFGIFPPSMVAKAYAKDSVIFIFGVLAFAAAISKTGLDRRIGILLLGTSTSLRKFALIFAPLLAVTASFLSEHALVAFIAPILMLVYMGTIRTANITKDKGLIVMLLLMLTFCANIGGPGSPAAGGRNAVMLGIFGDYGISISFGQWVKMGLPFVPVMAITIAAYFLIVFRNKVKVKSVNVAAAVKREGEKIGKMTPDEYKAAGVLILVIILWVTFSSKVGMGGPVILCLVLLNVLGILRWKDINSIHWDVVALYAAASAMGVGLASTGAALWLANSFISILPDSLTSGIGLCMSTSFITGILTNFMSDGATVAAVGPITVPMATLSGTSPLMVGLATAFASSFAHMLIIGTPNNAIVYSIARDPETGEQLVTMKDFFIHGSAVFLLSMAVLWIWVFFGYWKWMGIGSM, encoded by the coding sequence ATGGAAGAGCAAATAATAGCAAATGGCAATAATGAAAAAATCAAAGTGTTGTTGGTTGATGACGAAGACAGGTTTCGGGAGAATCTGGCAAAACAGCTGGAACACAGAGGATATGAGGTCCTTGATGCAAGCAATGGCGAAGACGCCATAAAAATTGTGCGTCACGAAAATCCACAAGTGGTAATTCTTGACCAGAAAATGCCTGATATGGATGGTATTCAGACCTTAAAAGAGATAAAAAAATTGAGGCCTGAAGTCCAGGTCATAATGCATACAGGTCATGGCAGTATCGAATCGGCTCGGGTGACTGGAAAATTTGATGTGTTTTCTTATCTGGAAAAGCCTTGTGCCCTGGATGATCTGATTAGAGAGATAACAGCGGCCAGTCAGGAACGCGTTTATGCCATGGCCAGAAATGAAATTCCCGACGTACAGAGAACCAGCCTTAAAAACTGGCTGGTTGGTGTGCAAAATGCTCGCCCGGGAGTTATTATCCTCGGGGTTATTATTTTTTTGACCATGGTGTTTATACCGGCACCAAAGCAGATGATAAATTTTTTATCGGCAAAGAAGACTGGTAATCTTACAGAAAGCATTGCTGGATATGCAGAATACCGCAAAATGGAAAAGGGTCAGACGATTGTAGAGTATTATGGTAAAAAAGCAAACTTGTACACCCAAACAAAAAACTGGGATGGGGCCATGGTTAAAACAGCTCCAGGTGTGGACAGGGTGGCTTTCAGGGCAAAGGTTATGATAGGAGTTCTTATGGTTGCCGCCCTTTTTTGGGCAACAGGTGCCGTGCCAATAGGTATTACGGCTCTTCTTGTGGGCGTATTGATGTATTTTTTCGGAATTTTTCCTCCCAGCATGGTGGCAAAAGCTTATGCAAAAGATTCGGTTATTTTTATCTTCGGTGTTCTTGCCTTTGCAGCTGCCATCAGTAAAACCGGTCTGGACAGGCGGATTGGTATTCTTTTGCTGGGAACCAGCACCTCCCTTCGCAAGTTTGCTCTTATTTTTGCACCTCTTCTGGCCGTAACAGCCTCTTTTCTTTCCGAGCATGCATTGGTTGCGTTTATTGCTCCTATTTTAATGCTGGTATATATGGGAACAATCAGGACGGCGAACATAACCAAAGACAAGGGGCTGATTGTCATGCTGCTTTTAATGCTGACATTCTGTGCAAATATAGGCGGGCCTGGATCTCCTGCCGCAGGTGGTCGTAATGCCGTAATGCTTGGAATTTTCGGAGATTACGGCATCAGTATTTCGTTTGGTCAGTGGGTTAAAATGGGGCTTCCTTTTGTGCCGGTAATGGCGATTACCATTGCAGCATATTTTCTTATTGTTTTTAGAAATAAAGTCAAGGTCAAATCAGTCAATGTTGCTGCCGCAGTAAAACGTGAAGGGGAAAAAATCGGCAAGATGACACCTGATGAGTATAAAGCTGCAGGAGTTTTGATCCTGGTTATTATTTTATGGGTTACCTTTTCCAGCAAGGTGGGGATGGGCGGTCCGGTTATTTTATGCCTGGTTTTGTTGAATGTTCTGGGAATACTTCGCTGGAAAGATATCAACAGCATTCATTGGGATGTTGTGGCGCTTTATGCGGCCGCCAGTGCCATGGGCGTCGGTCTGGCCTCCACAGGTGCTGCGCTCTGGCTTGCAAACAGTTTTATCTCTATCCTCCCTGATAGCTTGACCTCTGGAATCGGACTGTGCATGTCCACAAGTTTTATTACCGGTATCCTCACCAATTTTATGAGTGACGGTGCCACTGTGGCTGCTGTAGGACCCATTACCGTGCCAATGGCAACCCTTTCCGGGACATCGCCGCTCATGGTTGGATTGGCAACTGCATTTGCATCTTCTTTTGCGCACATGCTGATCATCGGCACACCGAATAATGCAATTGTTTACAGTATAGCCCGTGATCCTGAAACCGGAGAGCAGCTGGTAACAATGAAAGATTTTTTCATTCACGGTTCTGCGGTTTTTCTCCTCAGTATGGCTGTGTTGTGGATATGGGTATTTTTCGGGTATTGGAAATGGATGGGAATAGGCAGTATGTAA
- a CDS encoding response regulator, with translation MININVLLVDDEERFLLTTQKLLEKKGYTVQTASSGVEALGKLKEHNIQVVLLDVRMPGMDGIAILKKIKRDFPLIEVIMLTGHGTVESAVEGVKLGAANYLIKPADIDDISEKIQEAFEKRQTIREQTHDRKAYFKKLKVRLGVGLLAAFMLPYAAFFGYFQFQFSKTLKDTGRLNLEALSNSQKNTIDLFLQERVANIFTLFHSADFSLNPSQNKMQTYLHDLRQVDDAFIDVGFLNTQGIQTGYAGSFPYLKDKNYSDESWFKILLNQKRHYYISNIYLGFREKPHFTIAVRQIIDGNPYIMRSTLDPDKFYMFLRSISRGKEVESALINKEGLFQIVDPDRGELLGKSDYIPPENIESGVTEINKNGDSILIGYAWLKETPWALVVRQPLKIAHAGMYESRRMMSIILVIIFLGIAAGIWVANSRLITHAQGAAEKSDELRHQLFHASKLASVGELATGVAHEINNPLAIIVATSGVIRDMLNPEFNLNPSPEEIVKEIDTIDSAAFRARTITKQLLAFGRKNEPKLIPCNVNHILDDIMSGLKEREFKVADIEIIREYDPGLPEIMLDHDQIRQVFFNLINNAGDAICGPGKITITTIRSDEDIHITIKDTGKGMSPRQLGEIFNPFFTTKEVGKGTGLGLSVSLNIVESLGGTIDVQSLEGAGSSFTVSFPIRRL, from the coding sequence ATGATAAATATAAACGTACTGCTGGTGGATGATGAAGAAAGATTTCTTTTGACTACTCAAAAGTTGTTGGAAAAAAAAGGCTATACTGTCCAGACTGCCTCAAGCGGCGTGGAAGCGCTTGGGAAATTAAAAGAGCATAATATTCAGGTTGTTCTTTTGGATGTAAGAATGCCGGGTATGGACGGGATCGCAATCTTAAAAAAAATTAAACGCGATTTTCCTTTGATTGAGGTTATTATGCTGACCGGCCATGGTACTGTGGAATCTGCTGTTGAAGGTGTGAAACTCGGTGCGGCAAATTATTTGATAAAGCCGGCTGATATTGATGATATTTCAGAAAAGATTCAAGAGGCCTTTGAAAAAAGACAAACCATCAGAGAACAAACTCATGACAGAAAGGCATATTTTAAGAAACTTAAAGTTCGACTTGGAGTTGGGCTACTGGCTGCTTTTATGCTTCCCTATGCTGCATTTTTCGGTTATTTCCAATTCCAGTTCAGCAAGACTTTGAAAGATACCGGCCGCTTGAATCTGGAAGCTCTTTCAAACAGCCAGAAAAATACCATTGATCTTTTTTTGCAGGAACGGGTGGCTAATATTTTTACCCTGTTTCATAGCGCTGATTTCAGTCTCAATCCTTCTCAAAATAAAATGCAAACTTACCTCCATGATTTAAGACAGGTTGATGATGCTTTTATTGATGTTGGGTTTTTGAATACACAGGGAATTCAAACCGGATATGCAGGATCATTTCCATACCTTAAGGATAAAAATTACAGCGATGAAAGCTGGTTTAAAATTTTGTTGAATCAAAAACGCCATTATTACATCAGTAATATTTATCTTGGATTCAGAGAAAAACCACACTTTACAATTGCCGTCAGGCAGATAATTGACGGCAACCCTTATATTATGCGCTCCACACTTGATCCGGATAAATTTTATATGTTTTTAAGATCCATCAGCCGAGGAAAAGAGGTGGAATCCGCCTTGATCAATAAAGAGGGGCTGTTTCAAATTGTGGATCCTGACAGGGGTGAATTGCTTGGCAAAAGTGATTATATCCCACCTGAAAACATTGAATCCGGAGTAACGGAAATCAATAAAAACGGAGATTCAATACTTATAGGTTATGCATGGCTCAAAGAAACTCCCTGGGCACTGGTTGTCCGGCAGCCGTTGAAAATCGCTCATGCAGGGATGTATGAGAGCCGGCGTATGATGAGTATTATCCTTGTCATTATTTTTCTGGGGATTGCAGCAGGCATATGGGTTGCAAACAGCAGGCTGATAACCCATGCTCAAGGTGCTGCTGAAAAAAGCGATGAACTGCGGCATCAATTGTTTCATGCATCAAAACTTGCTTCTGTCGGTGAACTGGCAACCGGCGTAGCCCATGAAATCAACAATCCTTTGGCCATTATCGTTGCCACAAGCGGTGTTATTCGTGATATGCTCAATCCTGAATTCAACCTTAACCCCAGTCCTGAAGAAATAGTCAAAGAGATTGATACAATTGATTCAGCGGCTTTCAGGGCAAGAACAATCACCAAACAGCTTCTTGCTTTTGGACGTAAAAATGAACCCAAGCTTATTCCCTGTAACGTAAACCATATTCTCGATGACATCATGAGCGGGCTTAAAGAACGCGAGTTCAAGGTGGCGGATATTGAAATTATACGGGAGTATGATCCTGGTCTGCCTGAAATCATGTTGGATCATGACCAGATTCGGCAGGTTTTCTTTAACCTTATCAATAATGCCGGGGATGCGATTTGCGGGCCGGGAAAAATTACGATTACAACGATTAGAAGTGACGAGGATATACATATTACGATTAAAGATACCGGCAAGGGAATGTCGCCCAGGCAACTGGGTGAGATATTCAACCCTTTTTTCACCACAAAAGAGGTGGGGAAAGGAACCGGACTTGGCCTGAGTGTTTCACTGAACATCGTAGAATCACTTGGCGGAACAATTGATGTTCAGTCTTTAGAGGGTGCCGGAAGTTCGTTTACAGTATCGTTTCCGATTCGCAGATTGTGA
- a CDS encoding cache domain-containing protein, whose product MKKILITAITATMLFFTANAFAGETATKDECVVKCHEAAALINSKGVEAAIKIFNDSTGPFVWKDSYVFLMNLDGKVLAHPIQPELTQQEHVLLMTDPMDKALFVHFVNLAQKVGHGWVEYMWPKPGKTSPSKKISYIYRVPNQDLFVGAGVYVSGMMY is encoded by the coding sequence ATGAAAAAAATTCTTATCACTGCAATCACAGCCACAATGCTTTTTTTTACTGCAAATGCTTTTGCCGGTGAAACAGCAACAAAAGATGAGTGTGTAGTAAAATGTCATGAGGCGGCTGCACTGATCAATTCAAAAGGCGTAGAAGCGGCAATAAAAATATTCAATGATTCCACAGGCCCTTTTGTCTGGAAAGATTCCTATGTATTTTTGATGAATTTGGACGGCAAGGTGCTGGCGCACCCAATACAACCGGAACTGACGCAACAAGAACATGTCCTGCTGATGACGGACCCTATGGACAAGGCATTGTTTGTTCATTTTGTCAATCTTGCCCAAAAAGTCGGACACGGGTGGGTCGAGTACATGTGGCCCAAACCCGGTAAAACTTCTCCCTCAAAAAAGATCAGTTATATCTACAGAGTTCCCAATCAGGATCTTTTCGTAGGAGCAGGTGTCTATGTAAGTGGCATGATGTACTAA